The region CCGATGATACGGAAACGAGGCTCCAGCGTTTCGCGGTCGATCCTGACCCGCTCGATCGCGCCGGGGGCGGCGCGCTGGCCGGACGAGATTTCCGCGCCCTCGAAAGCCGGGCCGGTGGGTGACGAGGCGGTGATGACACGCTGGCCGTTGCCAAGGACGATCTCGGCATTGGTGCCGATATCGATAAGAAGCATCATCCGATCCTGCCGGTGCGGGCCCTCGGCCAGCGTGGCTGCGGCGGCATCAGCCCCGACATGGCCGGCGATGCAGGGCAGCAGGTAGACATGCGCGCCCTCATTGGCCTGCAAGCCGAGTTCGGCTGCCGAAGCATGGATCGCGCCAGAAACGGCCAGTGCGAAAGGTGCCTGCCCCAGTTCGGTCGGGTCGATGCCAAGAAACAGGTGATGCATGATCGGGTTGGCCACGAAAACGGCATCAAGGATGTCGCCCGCGTCCACGCCGCTTTCAGTGCAAACTTGGCCGATCAACCCGTTGACGGCCTCGCGCACGGCCAGGGCCATCGCCTCGCAACCACCCGGGTTCATCATCACATAGGAAACGCGGCTCATCAGATCCTCACCGAGACGGATCTGCGGGTTCGATACACCCGAGGATGCGACCACGCGGCCCGACAGCAGCGATAACAGATGCAGCGCTATGGTGGTCGAGCCGATGTCGCAGGCGATGCCGTAAGCCTTGTTGTGCAGGCCCGGCCAGATGGCGAGAATTTCGGGACGCGCCCCGTTGTCGTCGTGATGGATCGCGACCGTGACGCCCCAGTTCTTCTTGCGCAGGATCTTCTGGAGCTGCGGCAGCAGCCGCAGCGGCACGGCGGGGTCGTGAATGCCCCAATCCCTGGTCAGCATTGCCTTCAGCCGGTCAAGATCGCCCAGCGGCTTGTGCATGTCGGGCTTGTCCACCTCGACATAGCATAACCTCACCGCGGGGTTGCGCTCGATCAGGCGGTCGCTGGCGGCCTTGCGCACCACCTGTGCGTTGACGACCGCATCTTGCGGCACCGCGACCACGAGATCGCCCTGAATGGTGGCCGAGCAGGAAAGCCGCCTGCCTACCGGCAGGCTGCGTATGCTTTCATAGCGCGCTTCCCGGCCACTCTTGGGCGATATGTGGTCGCAGGAGGAGACGATGCCGTGTTTGGCGAAGCCGCCCTCCTGCACCTCGATCTGGCAGCGCCCGCAGGTGGCGCGGCCGCCGCAGACGCTTTCGATATTGACGCCCAGCAGGCGTGCCGCCTCAAGCAGATTGGTGCCGACCGGAAAGCGCCCGCGCTTGCCCGACGGCATGAACAGGACCAGCGGATCCGTGGGATCAGAGGCGTTGGCCATGGCGTCGGATCACCTTCAGCCCTGTGCGCCCAAGCGCGCCCCGCGGCCGCCGCGCCTGCCGCCACCCGCCGCTGGAACCGATGCAGGTGCCGCATGTTCGCCGGGCCGCAAATCCCTGTAGGTGCGGATCCATGTCGCGCAATCCCGGTCGACACCGGCAAGCACGTCGGCAGAGCGCACGGCCTCCATCTCTTGCGGGCGGCAAGGGTTCATGATGGCGCTTGTCATGCCCGCGCCGATGACCATGGGGATGAAGCCGGCATTGATAGCGTGGCGATGGGGCAGACCGAATGAGATGTTGGACAGGCCGCAGGTCGTGTTTACCTTCAGTTCGTCGCGCAGGCGCCGCACCAGCGCGAAAACCTGAAGTCCGGCGTCGCCCAGTGCACCGATCGGCATCACCAGCGGATCGACCACCACGTCCTCGGGCTTGATGCCATGATCCATGGCACGCCGGACGATCTTCTGTGCCACCGCGAAACGCACGTCCGGATCCATCGAGATGCCGGTTTCGTCGTTGGAAATGGCGACGACCGGAACGTCGTATTTCCGCGCCAGCGGCAGGATGGCTTCAAGTTTTTCCTCCTCGCCGGTGACGGAATTGATCAAAGGCCGGCCTTTGGCGACCTTTAGCCCGGCCTCGATGGCTGCCGTGACCGAGGAATCGATGGCCAGCGGGACATCGACGAGATCCTGCACGATCTGCAACGTCCGGACCATCAGGTCCGGTTCGGTTGCATTGGGATCGACGGCTGTGACGCCGGCATTGATGTCAAGCATGGTCGCACCCGCCGCCACCTGTTCCAGCGCATCCTTGATGACCGTCTCGAAATTGCCCTCGACCATCTCGGCGGCCAGCTTCTTGCGCCCCGTGGGGTTGATGCGTTCGCCGATGACGCAGAACGGCCGGTCGAAGCCGATGGCGATTTCCCTTGTCGCAGACGCGACGATGGTGCGGGTCATAAATCTTTCCTCCAGAATGTATGAGGCTGCTTCATGTGGTGGGTGCCGAGGGGCCGGGCCCGGCCGCCGCGTCCTCATCCCTGCTGCCGATGTCGCGCAGGATCTGCTGCGGCGTTTCCAGCCGGGTGTCGTGAAGAATGTGGTCTAGCCGCCCGGCCATCAGGGCGTCGTCGGCCTTGGGTTCGCGCCGCCATGGCCTGCGGCCTTTCAGGATGCCCGATTCATGGACAATCTCGGCGACATATTCCTCCTGCCGGTAGGCCATGACGTGAATGCCCGCCACGCCCTCGATCTCTTTCACCTCGTCGATGATGTCGATGCACAGCCGTTTGCCCTCGCGCTTCTGGTCCACCGCGCCTTCCAGCCGCGCGATCACCGCATCGGGGATATGCACGCCCGGCACGTTGGCGCGCATCCACCGCGCGGTTCTGGCCGAGGTCAGCGGCCCCACGCCGCACATGATGAAGCATTGCCGGTGCAGGCCCAGATCGCGGACGCGGGCCATGTAGTCGCGAAACATCGAAACGTCGAAACAATACTGGCTCTGCACGAACTGCGCCCCGGCGTCGATCTTCTTGGCGAGCCGCAGCGGCCGGAATTCCCGGGGTGGCGCGAACGGATTGATCGCCGCGCCAAGGAACATCGCCGGGGGGGTCGTCAGCTTGCGGCCCGACAGGAACCGTTGCCCGTCGCGCATGGTGCGCACGGTTTCCAGCAGTGACATGCAATCGAGGTCGAAAACCGGCTTGGCACCCGGCTGATCACCCGCCTGTACGCCGTCGCCGGTCAGGCACAGCACGTTCTGCACGCCCATGGCCGCCGCGCCCAGCACGTCGCCCTGGATCGCAATACGGTTCCGGTCGCGGCACGATATCTGATAGACGGGGGCATAGCCCATGCGGGTTAGTAGCGCGCAGATGCCGACCGACGACATATGGCAGTTGGCGCCCGAGGCATCGACGGCGTTGATCCCGTCCACCCAGCCGTCGAACACCTTTGCCCGTTCGTAAACGTCTTCCGGATTGGCACTGTCGGGCGGGTTCAGCTCGGTCGTGACGGCAAATTCGCCGCGCCGCAACACCCTTTCAAGACGCCCGCGCGAGGAATGACCCGGTAGCGGATCAAGCGGCAGATGTGCGCCGACCGGGTTTTCGTCCTGCTGCGGCAGGTTTTCCCGATCATGTTGCAAGGGCTTCATGCCGTATCCCCCATCCGG is a window of Paracoccus methylovorus DNA encoding:
- a CDS encoding ASKHA domain-containing protein; this encodes MANASDPTDPLVLFMPSGKRGRFPVGTNLLEAARLLGVNIESVCGGRATCGRCQIEVQEGGFAKHGIVSSCDHISPKSGREARYESIRSLPVGRRLSCSATIQGDLVVAVPQDAVVNAQVVRKAASDRLIERNPAVRLCYVEVDKPDMHKPLGDLDRLKAMLTRDWGIHDPAVPLRLLPQLQKILRKKNWGVTVAIHHDDNGARPEILAIWPGLHNKAYGIACDIGSTTIALHLLSLLSGRVVASSGVSNPQIRLGEDLMSRVSYVMMNPGGCEAMALAVREAVNGLIGQVCTESGVDAGDILDAVFVANPIMHHLFLGIDPTELGQAPFALAVSGAIHASAAELGLQANEGAHVYLLPCIAGHVGADAAAATLAEGPHRQDRMMLLIDIGTNAEIVLGNGQRVITASSPTGPAFEGAEISSGQRAAPGAIERVRIDRETLEPRFRIIGSELWSDQPGFPEDAVRLGVTGTCGSAIVEVVAELYLCGIVSEDGAIDGALAARSPRIVANGRTFSYLLHDGCPQITVTQNDVRAVQLAKAALYAGIRLLMEKQGVAAVDMIRLAGAFGSFIDPKYAMVLGLIPDCDLSEVRAVGNAAGTGAMMALLNRDCRREIVQTVQRIEKIETALEPHFQQLFVDAMTLPHKVDSFPNLVKEVRLPPHNEANDGCADSMHRRPGRKKRPTPRWRR
- a CDS encoding methyltetrahydrofolate cobalamin methyltransferase — translated: MTRTIVASATREIAIGFDRPFCVIGERINPTGRKKLAAEMVEGNFETVIKDALEQVAAGATMLDINAGVTAVDPNATEPDLMVRTLQIVQDLVDVPLAIDSSVTAAIEAGLKVAKGRPLINSVTGEEEKLEAILPLARKYDVPVVAISNDETGISMDPDVRFAVAQKIVRRAMDHGIKPEDVVVDPLVMPIGALGDAGLQVFALVRRLRDELKVNTTCGLSNISFGLPHRHAINAGFIPMVIGAGMTSAIMNPCRPQEMEAVRSADVLAGVDRDCATWIRTYRDLRPGEHAAPASVPAAGGGRRGGRGARLGAQG
- a CDS encoding methylenetetrahydrofolate reductase, with the protein product MKPLQHDRENLPQQDENPVGAHLPLDPLPGHSSRGRLERVLRRGEFAVTTELNPPDSANPEDVYERAKVFDGWVDGINAVDASGANCHMSSVGICALLTRMGYAPVYQISCRDRNRIAIQGDVLGAAAMGVQNVLCLTGDGVQAGDQPGAKPVFDLDCMSLLETVRTMRDGQRFLSGRKLTTPPAMFLGAAINPFAPPREFRPLRLAKKIDAGAQFVQSQYCFDVSMFRDYMARVRDLGLHRQCFIMCGVGPLTSARTARWMRANVPGVHIPDAVIARLEGAVDQKREGKRLCIDIIDEVKEIEGVAGIHVMAYRQEEYVAEIVHESGILKGRRPWRREPKADDALMAGRLDHILHDTRLETPQQILRDIGSRDEDAAAGPGPSAPTT